GATTTgaaatctataaaaataataaataaatacataataCTTATcacataaaagaaaataataaataaataaaagtcagTAAGAAgccaaaatttgaattttttagttTGTATGTGAAAGTATCTTTAAATTGAATTCAATTATCCTTCACTTACaagaattcatttaaaaaaaaattaaaatcatgtacaacttcataaaaattatatatatatatatatatatatatatatttttgcagTAAAGTCTTAATGGAGTAAGTTTGAACAGCAATCAAattgaatattaattaataacaaaaatgaaaattatcaaATCGATTATTTCGAATTCATACGAAATttctgattaaaaaaaaaaatctgtctcatctcatatcaaaaAGTTTGACATTGCAATTTAAAGTCTAACtattcaataaattatattaacaaaGATTAAAAAGCATTCTAACTCAACtcataaatttaaagaattttttaatataatcacAAGTACTATTTCAAtagatctattaaaatatcagGTGTTTCCATTAtgtatttactttttttaattaaaattttttatttaattttaaaaaattagttcgAATCATTCCTTTTAATTAAAGTAAGTATTCAgtcagttcgatttaaaatcgtaCCGAAACGAATAattcaaaaattgaaattttaatatttataaaaatcgaatcgatttgattcagtttgattcaattcgatttgatcaatttaaatttttaataaattttttatttttaatattttaaaatttaattagaatattttaattttaatatgatctaatctctttatgttattgaaaataatatactattatattattaatcgattcgattcaattttttttaattttttttattaaaattaaaccgaactgaaataattaaaaattttaaaattaaaaatcgaatcaaactaaaataaataaaatacataattaaaattttaaattaattcgatttaattaattttttcgatttaaattaaataccgTTTACCTTATTTTCAACGCTTAATTTCAATTAAGGATTTAagaagttgaaaaaaaaataaagataatgaAATTTCATATGAAAACAGTTGACTAAATAAATCCTAATCAaactcaatttaaaaatattaaaaaaaaaaaaaaaaaaaaaaaacactcgtTAATGAACTTGTATTATGCGGTCGAATAAAGAGATTCCTAAGAGAATTAAAGAATGACTTGACAAAATGAGAGAAGTGGTAGAATCCAGGGTGGCCACGACTACGGTAGTGCAGAATATGAAGTTGTTGTGTAGCGTGAGATAAGGTGAAATCTAAAgagtttaccttttttttttttcctcaagtAGCAGCAAATACCAATTAAACCAAAACTGGTTGCTACTGCGATACGCTGTGGTGCAGATAATGTAGAATCTTTGAGTCCGTTTACTTTGACTAACAACTTGGTTTCTCATTGCAACTGCATCCCATGTGCGTCTCCCCAACTTTCTTGTCGGACGTACACATTACAACTTGATGAATTATCTCAAAGGGCAATacataaattatatttgattttataatttttagtttgatttaattttaattttaaaaaatataaaatattttttagtttgatttaattaaaaataaaattagttaaCATAAAAGGTTTAaaacttaataataaatttaaaaaaatgacaaAATGCCATTAATTGGAGGAATGtaaattttggacaggtgtttgTAGTCGTTAGACAGGTGGTGTAATGAGTAGGACAGCATAAACACTTGTCTAAATATCTTACAAAAATCCAAAGAAATAGGATACACAGGAAACTCCTACATAAGAGATAAGAGAAATCAAACACACTCAACTCTCAAAATCAAAGATACCTAAAGCCGAAAGTGAAGGTGTAAGAGAAAGTATCCAAGGTATGCTCCTTTGAATATAGCTttcttatatataaaatttattgtgattttaatttatttattaatatatatatatataaattcattataatatatttttatcaactTTTTCATACTTCAATAAAgagagaaataaaatataatataaaagaattttttagtataaaataaaatatatatttaaataatccataatttattttaataatatttttcttttttataatttaaatgttgaattttgttgtttttttttaataaaatataatataaaagaatttttttgttgtttttttttagtgtttttataatttaatattaatcttttaataaattattctgtataaaatatttaatataatatgtaATTTAACCTGAGATGCATGAGTGCAGAGAATGATCGAAACGACGACGATGGGGACAACCACAAAAGATTCTACGAAAGGCGATGACCATGAAGCGCATTCTAAATGGACGACCGGCTTGTGTGGATGCCGCGAAGATTTCAAAaactgtaaatttttttttttaccaaaaaaGAAACTGTAAATTTATTGCTCAATAACTTAGGggtgatttttaaataaaaaaactgattgaaaaatatttaaaatattaattaattagagaaaataataattaatgtaataaatattttttaattaatgagatatattaatttacattttttaatattttttattttaattaattgatagtatttttttttttaaatattttgtaaaatggTGCAGGTCTAATTACTTGCTTTTGTCCATGTATTACCTTCGGCCGGAATGCAGAGATCATTGACAAGAATGTTATATGTAAGTAATcttactcttttttttaaatttttatttaaaaaaataattaaataatattataataatcaatttatatattaaatataatataaaaaaattaattatgagttataaaTATAACAATGATTTGATGCGAATGAAATTGCAGCATGTGGTTGTTCGGGGTTGGTGTTGTTTGCACTTTCGTACGTGGGGGTTCCATGTTTGTACTCCTTCCCATATCGACGCAAACTAAGAGCACAGTATTCATTGCCAGCAGAGCCTTGCTCAGATTTCTGGGTTCATTGCTGCTGTCTTCATTGTGCTCTTTGTCAAGAGTACCGAGAGCTTAAGAATCGTGGGCTTGACCCTTCcttaggtatttttttttatcattaaattatttatacacaCGTGTGAGGTTTTTTAAATacactattaaaaaaattaatatttatataaacacgtgtctttttaaattttatatttattaattttattgtggTTGGTTTGGTTATGTGGTAAAAGGTTGGGAAGCAAATGCTGAGAAAATGTACAAGGGTGGAGCCATGGCACCTCCAGCTGTTCCACAAGATATGCCTCGTTAGATTTTCTGAGGCTGAGTGTATAAATTTTACTC
The Manihot esculenta cultivar AM560-2 chromosome 1, M.esculenta_v8, whole genome shotgun sequence genome window above contains:
- the LOC110620072 gene encoding cell number regulator 2, translating into MIETTTMGTTTKDSTKGDDHEAHSKWTTGLCGCREDFKNCLITCFCPCITFGRNAEIIDKNVISCGCSGLVLFALSYVGVPCLYSFPYRRKLRAQYSLPAEPCSDFWVHCCCLHCALCQEYRELKNRGLDPSLGWEANAEKMYKGGAMAPPAVPQDMPR